The Carassius gibelio isolate Cgi1373 ecotype wild population from Czech Republic chromosome B14, carGib1.2-hapl.c, whole genome shotgun sequence genome has a segment encoding these proteins:
- the LOC127971610 gene encoding uncharacterized protein LOC127971610 isoform X1 gives MMLIFGLMLLLQTAACLDQFCRFNQSDICYAAVGHKLNLLMVQNTSVYDTTIQKNINYNTATDPVCRIKNDTMRVCNLYSNRPEVTVIKGTLIINRVIKADSGNYTVSFSRSDGTFCTSTDLQVNVEAPIGSVEVSISCSSSGVMRASCSSEGDQLLYSWTLNGDPLMDGNSSFDLNEGTDGNITCSVKNHVSHGQKTVRVKPCPVLNISLIALGCVALILILLFITLYLIYKKKQVKLTPAAAGSVDVIYADISHENKSERVKTESLPTADVEYIEIQTQKKRKEEEVQYGEVMSTLNHSSAHTQPQEECIYSQRVTSQFFSGQKS, from the exons ATGATGCTGATCTTTGGActgatgctgctgctgcagaCTGCTGCAT GTCTGGATCAGTTCTGCAGGTTTAATCAGTCTGATATCTGCTACGCAGCTGTGGGACACAAACTCAATCTCCTGATGGTGCAGAACACTAGTGTATATGACACAACGATACAAAAGAATATAAACTACAACACAGCAACTGATCCAGTTTGTAGAATAAAGAATGACACGATGAGAGTTTGTAATCTTTATAGTAACAGACCTGAAGTTACAGTCATTAAAGGGACTCTGATCATAAACCGTGTGATCAAAGCAGATTCAGGGAATTACACAGTATCTTTCTCTCGCTCAGACGGCACATTCTGCACATCTACAGATCTTCAAGTGAATGTTGAAG CTCCTATTGGCTCAGTGGAAGTGTCCATCAGCTGCTCCTCCAGTGGGGTGATGAGGGCGTCCTGCTCCTCTGAGGGCGATCAGCTCCTCTACAGCTGGACTCTGAATGGAGATCCTCTGATGGATGGAAACTCCAGCTTTGATCTGAATGAGGGAACTGATGGAAACATCACCTGCAGTGTGAAGAACCACGTCAGTCACGGACAGAAGACCGTTAGAGTCAAACCCTGTCCTG TCTTAAATATCTCTCTGATTGCTTTGGGCTGTGTTGCGCTGATCCTGATCCTGCTGTTCATCACCTTATATCtcatttacaagaaaaaacagGTCAAGTTGACACCAG CCGCTGCTGGCAGTGTGGATGTTATATACGCTGATATCTCTCATGAGAACAAGAGTGAAAGAGTCAAAACAG AATCACTCCCGACTGCTGATGTGGAATACATTGAGATCCAAACGCAGAAGAAAAGGAAGGAGGAAGAGGTTCAGTACGGCGAGGTGATGTCCACTCTAAACCACTCAAGCGCTCACACACAGCCTCAGGAGGAGTGTATTTATTCTCAG
- the LOC127971610 gene encoding uncharacterized protein LOC127971610 isoform X5 — translation MMLIFGLMLLLQTAACLDQFCRFNQSDICYAAVGHKLNLLMVQNTSVYDTTIQKNINYNTATDPVCRIKNDTMRVCNLYSNRPEVTVIKGTLIINRVIKADSGNYTVSFSRSDGTFCTSTDLQVNVEAPIGSVEVSISCSSSGAMRASCSSEGDQLLYSWTLNGDPLMDGNSSFDLNEGTDGNITCSVKNHVSHGQKNIRVKPCPVFSVTVFVLVWCLQLMVLLGLLGRFHIYMRHTSGKSQEDQKLRMRRFRERHEHTAEDSRDQQQIITSMRNDFIMSQILT, via the exons ATGATGCTGATCTTTGGActgatgctgctgctgcagaCTGCTGCAT GTCTGGATCAGTTCTGCAGGTTTAATCAGTCTGATATCTGCTACGCAGCTGTGGGACACAAACTCAATCTCCTGATGGTGCAGAACACTAGTGTATATGACACAACGATACAAAAGAATATAAACTACAACACAGCAACTGATCCAGTTTGTAGAATAAAGAATGACACGATGAGAGTTTGTAATCTTTATAGTAACAGACCTGAAGTTACAGTCATTAAAGGGACTCTGATCATAAACCGTGTGATCAAAGCAGATTCAGGGAATTACACAGTATCTTTCTCTCGCTCAGACGGCACATTCTGCACATCTACAGATCTTCAAGTGAATGTTGAAG CTCCTATTGGCTCAGTGGAAGTGTCCATCAGCTGCTCCTCCAGTGGGGCGATGAGGGCGTCCTGCTCCTCTGAGGGCGATCAGCTCCTCTACAGCTGGACTCTGAATGGAGATCCTCTGATGGATGGAAACTCCAGCTTTGATCTGAATGAGGGAACTGATGGAAACATCACCTGCAGTGTGAAGAACCACGTCAGTCACGGACAGAAGAACATTAGAGTCAAACCCTGTCCTG TGTTTTCAGTGACTGTGTTTGTGCTGGTCTGGTGTCTTCAGCTGATGGTTCTTTTGGGTTTGTTAGGAAGGTTTCACATTTACATGAGACACACATCAG GAAAGAGTCAGGAAGATCAGAAACTGAGAATGAGAAGATTTAGAGAACGGCATGAACACACAGCAGAAGATTCACGAGACCAGCAGCAGATCATCACATCTATGAGAAATGACTTCATAATGTCACAGATTCTCACATGA
- the LOC127971610 gene encoding uncharacterized protein LOC127971610 isoform X3, translating to MMLIFGLMLLLQTAACLDQFCRFNQSDICYAAVGHKLNLLMVQNTSVYDTTIQNNINYNTATDPVCRVKNDTMKVCDLYSNRPVTVINGTLIINRVIKEDSGNYTVSFSHSDGSVTSTDLQVNVEAPIGSVEVSISCSSSGVMRASCSSEGDQLLYSWTLNGDPLMDGNSSFDLNEGTDGNITCSVKNHVSHGQKTVRVKPCPVLNISLIALGCVALILILLFITLYLIYKKKQVKLTPAAAGSVDVIYADISHENKSERVKTESLPTADVEYIEIQTQKKRKEEEVQYGEVMSTLNHSSAHTQPQEECIYSQRVTSQFFSGQKS from the exons ATGATGCTGATCTTTGGActgatgctgctgctgcagaCTGCTGCAT gtcTGGATCAGTTCTGCAGGTTTAATCAGTCTGATATCTGTTATGCAGCTGTGGGACACAAACTCAATCTGCTGATGGTGCAGAACACTAGTGTATATGACACGAcgatacaaaataatattaactACAACACAGCAACTGATCCAGTTTGTAGAGTAAAGAATGACACGATGAAAGTTTGTGATCTTTATAGTAACAGACCTGTTACAGTCATTAATGGGACTCTGATAATAAACCGTGTGATCAAAGAAGATTCAGGGAATTACACAGTATCTTTCTCTCACTCAGACGGCTCAGTCACATCTACAGATCTTCAAGTGAATGTTGAAG CTCCTATTGGCTCAGTGGAAGTGTCCATCAGCTGCTCCTCCAGTGGGGTGATGAGGGCGTCCTGCTCCTCTGAGGGCGATCAGCTCCTCTACAGCTGGACTCTGAATGGAGATCCTCTGATGGATGGAAACTCCAGCTTTGATCTGAATGAGGGAACTGATGGAAACATCACCTGCAGTGTGAAGAACCACGTCAGTCACGGACAGAAGACCGTTAGAGTCAAACCCTGTCCTG TCTTAAATATCTCTCTGATTGCTTTGGGCTGTGTTGCGCTGATCCTGATCCTGCTGTTCATCACCTTATATCtcatttacaagaaaaaacagGTCAAGTTGACACCAG CCGCTGCTGGCAGTGTGGATGTTATATACGCTGATATCTCTCATGAGAACAAGAGTGAAAGAGTCAAAACAG AATCACTCCCGACTGCTGATGTGGAATACATTGAGATCCAAACGCAGAAGAAAAGGAAGGAGGAAGAGGTTCAGTACGGCGAGGTGATGTCCACTCTAAACCACTCAAGCGCTCACACACAGCCTCAGGAGGAGTGTATTTATTCTCAG
- the LOC127971610 gene encoding uncharacterized protein LOC127971610 isoform X4, producing the protein MRVCNLYSNRPEVTVIKGTLIINRVIKADSGNCTVSFSRSDGTFCTSTDLQVNVEAPIGSVEVSISCSSSGVMRASCSSEGDQLLYSWTLNGDPLMDGNSSFDLNEGTDGNITCSVKNHVSHGQKTVRVKPCPVLNISLIALGCVALILILLFITLYLIYKKKQVKLTPAAAGSVDVIYADISHENKSERVKTESLPTADVEYIEIQTQKKRKEEEVQYGEVMSTLNHSSAHTQPQEECIYSQRVTSQFFSGQKS; encoded by the exons ATGAGAGTTTGTAATCTTTATAGTAACAGACCTGAAGTTACAGTCATTAAAGGGACTCTGATCATAAACCGTGTGATCAAAGCAGATTCAGGGAATTGCACAGTATCTTTCTCTCGCTCAGACGGCACATTCTGCACATCTACAGATCTTCAAGTGAATGTTGAAG CTCCTATTGGCTCAGTGGAAGTGTCCATCAGCTGCTCCTCCAGTGGGGTGATGAGGGCGTCCTGCTCCTCTGAGGGCGATCAGCTCCTCTACAGCTGGACTCTGAATGGAGATCCTCTGATGGATGGAAACTCCAGCTTTGATCTGAATGAGGGAACTGATGGAAACATCACCTGCAGTGTGAAGAACCACGTCAGTCACGGACAGAAGACCGTTAGAGTCAAACCCTGTCCTG TCTTAAATATCTCTCTGATTGCTTTGGGCTGTGTTGCGCTGATCCTGATCCTGCTGTTCATCACCTTATATCtcatttacaagaaaaaacagGTCAAGTTGACACCAG CCGCTGCTGGCAGTGTGGATGTTATATACGCTGATATCTCTCATGAGAACAAGAGTGAAAGAGTCAAAACAG AATCACTCCCGACTGCTGATGTGGAATACATTGAGATCCAAACGCAGAAGAAAAGGAAGGAGGAAGAGGTTCAGTACGGCGAGGTGATGTCCACTCTAAACCACTCAAGCGCTCACACACAGCCTCAGGAGGAGTGTATTTATTCTCAG
- the LOC127971610 gene encoding uncharacterized protein LOC127971610 isoform X2 has product MMLIFGLMLLLQTAACLDQFCRFNQSDICYAAVGHKLNLLMVQNTSVYDTTIQKNINYNTATDPVCRIKNDTMRVCNLYSNRPEVTVIKGTLIINRVIKADSGNYTVSFSRSDGTFCTSTDLQVNVEAPIGSVEVSISCSSSGAMRASCSSEGDQLLYSWTLNGDPLMDGNSSFDLNEGTDGNITCSVKNHVSHGQKNIRVKPCPVLNISLIALGCVALILILLFITLYLIYKKKQVKLTPAAAGSVDVIYADISHENKSERVKTESLPTADVEYIEIQTQKKRKEEEVQYGEVMSTLNHSSAHTQPQEECIYSQRVTSQFFSGQKS; this is encoded by the exons ATGATGCTGATCTTTGGActgatgctgctgctgcagaCTGCTGCAT GTCTGGATCAGTTCTGCAGGTTTAATCAGTCTGATATCTGCTACGCAGCTGTGGGACACAAACTCAATCTCCTGATGGTGCAGAACACTAGTGTATATGACACAACGATACAAAAGAATATAAACTACAACACAGCAACTGATCCAGTTTGTAGAATAAAGAATGACACGATGAGAGTTTGTAATCTTTATAGTAACAGACCTGAAGTTACAGTCATTAAAGGGACTCTGATCATAAACCGTGTGATCAAAGCAGATTCAGGGAATTACACAGTATCTTTCTCTCGCTCAGACGGCACATTCTGCACATCTACAGATCTTCAAGTGAATGTTGAAG CTCCTATTGGCTCAGTGGAAGTGTCCATCAGCTGCTCCTCCAGTGGGGCGATGAGGGCGTCCTGCTCCTCTGAGGGCGATCAGCTCCTCTACAGCTGGACTCTGAATGGAGATCCTCTGATGGATGGAAACTCCAGCTTTGATCTGAATGAGGGAACTGATGGAAACATCACCTGCAGTGTGAAGAACCACGTCAGTCACGGACAGAAGAACATTAGAGTCAAACCCTGTCCTG TCTTAAATATCTCTCTGATTGCTTTGGGCTGTGTTGCGCTGATCCTGATCCTGCTGTTCATCACCTTATATCtcatttacaagaaaaaacagGTCAAGTTGACACCAG CCGCTGCTGGCAGTGTGGATGTTATATACGCTGATATCTCTCATGAGAACAAGAGTGAAAGAGTCAAAACAG AATCACTCCCGACTGCTGATGTGGAATACATTGAGATCCAAACGCAGAAGAAAAGGAAGGAGGAAGAGGTTCAGTACGGCGAGGTGATGTCCACTCTAAACCACTCAAGCGCTCACACACAGCCTCAGGAGGAGTGTATTTATTCTCAG